The DNA region CAGGTGATCAGTTGCCGGACAGAGCTTTCAGCTAGGCGACCTTCTGCGCGGATACGGGGAGTTCGATGACCTTCGGGTTGTTGACGCCGCACGCGCCACTGTCGCTCTTGGTCACGTTGCGGCCCGCCATGTACGTGTAGTCCTTGATAAGTCGTTCCTCGTTGGTGCGGTCCACGCCCCACATGATGAACTTCTGATGTCCGGTGGCGAATGTGCCATTGGGGCAGGGCATCCAGTTGGGCACGTCGTGTTCGATGAACCAGTAGTCCCGCAGACGTACCGTGCCCGTCCACCCCAAGCTGCTCGTGGCCTCGCCCGTGCACTCGATCGGGCTCACGCACGACACGTTCACAGTCCACGTCTCGCGCACGGGAAGTTGTTTGAACTTGACCTCGTTCATCCTCGCCCACTCTCCGTCGGAGTACACCTCCCAGGTGCCGGAGATGCTGACTCCGAAATCTTGCCCCTGAGCCGAGGGGGCGGCACTTAGACTGCCTAGGACGGCGAGCGTCGTCGCGGCAACGCCGCCCATCACACGTAAAGCGCGCATGGTCATCAGCCTAATGGGCTTCTGGAGTAATGCTCTCCAATAACGAGAATTTCGTTCCCGCGCATGGAAAAATGGCGGAGTGCGTTTCCTCGTCGCAGCGATGGCTGCCCTGGCCGCCCCCGCGTGGGTCCTGACCGCTTCACCCGCGGCCGCCCAACCGCCACCGCCGCCTCCCGGCGCCGAATGCAACTACCCGAATTGCACGCCGGGGATCGCGCCCAACATCGTGCTGGGCTCCTACTGCAACAACACCACCTATTACGTTTTCGGGGTGACTGATTGGGGCCGGCTGGTGTTCTGCGGGTCGCCGCGGAGGTACGAGCCGCGATGGTTCCGGTCACCGGAGATGCACGGGATCAAGGTCGAGGGTGACCTGTGCCCCAGCCTCGACGGTGAGGTGGCTCAGGCGCCGGACGGACTCTTCCTCACCTGCGTGGTCAAGGACAATCGGGCCTTTTGGGCGCGCGGCGACCAGTCGGTGGGCGGAGGCAACCCGCCTCCGCCGTAGTCACCAGTTACGCAGCGAGCAGAGTGCGCCTTTGGTTCCCGAATCGGTGGCGACGACGACGTCGTCGACACGCAACTCGCAGACGAAGCCGGGTGCCTCGAGCGCAGGAGTGGTGGGCCCCGGCAGGCCTACGACCACCATGGCCCAGTCTTCGGGGTCGGCCAGCATGGCTTCGAGCACCCATGGCTGACCCGGTCCCAGATTTGCTTCCGCGTTCGGGGTGTAGAGGTACGTGTTGTGGCTGTATTCGGCCCAGTTGGGGGGTTGTACGTCGCGGTAGTAGATCTCGGCGTTGACGATGTCCTGACTGGCGCCCACGGTGTAGCGCACGTGGTGCAATGCCGGTTGGGCGCCGGCGGGCGCTATGGCGACGACCGCGCCGACCGTCAACATGCCCACCGCGGTGATAGCGGCAGCTGGAATCGGCTTGCAGAACAGCATTTTCAGATCTTAGAACATGCTTCTTGAGATACGCCCCGGTTTGGCCGGCTCATCTGCCGCCGGAATTGCATTCCAGCTTGCGGAATCGCGAGTGCGGGTCTGGTGGAATGCAATTCCGGCGAGCAGTCGCATGGTCAGCCGACAGGGGTGAACGTGATGTTCAGTTCGGTCAGACCCCGCAGGATGAAGGTCGGCTCGTAGTTGTACGCGCGGTCGTTCGCGGGTCCGTGCTTCTCCTCGTCGATCTTGATGTCGCCCATCCGGTCCAGGATGCGCTCCATGGACACCCGTCCCTCGACGCGTGCCAGCGGTCCTCCGGGGCAGGAGTGCACACCGCGGCCGAAAGCGATGTGCTCGCGCACGTTCTTGCGGTTCAGGTCGAACTCGTGAGGATGCTCGAACTTGTCCGGATCCCGGTTGACCGCGCCGGGGCACACCATCAACGTGGTGCCTGCGGGCACGTCCATGTCGCCCACCTTGGTGTTCTTCTTCGCGAGCCGGAACTGGCTCTTGACCGGCGCGTCCATCCGCAGCGCCTCCTCCACGAAGACCGGAATGCGACTGCGGTCGTTGCGCAGGGTGTTCTGGACGTCGGGATGATCGCCGAGCACCCGTAGCGACGCCGACAGGAGCTTGGTGGTGGTCTCCTGGCCTGCGGCGAACAGGAAGGTCGCGGAGCGGGCCACCTCGAGGACGGGTGGGGTTGATCCGTCGGGGTACTTCGCGGTGGCCAGAGCGGTCAGGACGTCGTCGCGGGGAGACTCGCGGCGATCCTCGAGATAGCCGACGAACTTCTCGTCGAGCCATTCGAGCGGGTTGAGGCCGACCAGGTCGCTGTGGTCGAGCGATCCCACGACCGCGCCGGGCCGAGGGGAGCCGAGCACGGTGCGGAACTCTTCGTGATCGGCTTGCGGCACACCGAGCAGATCGGCGATCACCAACAGCGAGAAGGGTTTTGCGTAGGCACTCAGGAACTCGCACTTGCCGTCCGCGAGGAAATCGTCGAGACACTCGTCGGCTAGCCGCCACATGAAGTCCTCGTTCTCCTTCAGCCGGCTCGGGGTGAGCAATCGGTTGAGCAGCGAACGCGCATTGGTGTGTTCCGGCGGATCCATGGTGACCATGTGCTCGAACATCGGCATCTGTGACCGGTGGGCCGCGATCTGCCCGGTGATGTCATCGCCCTCCGGGGTGAACGGCAGCGGTGGGAACGGCCCGGCGACCGCGATGCACGACGAGAATGTGTCGGGATCCTTGAGGACCGTGGCGGCTTCGTCGTAGCCGGTGATGGCCAGCACGCCGTAGTTCGGTTCACGCACCACGGGGCACTTGCTGCGGAGGTGGTCGAAGTAGGGGTGCGGGTCCGGCACGAGGGACTGATCGGTGAAGTAGTCGATCGTGTCGAAGTCACTCATGTGCGGGCCTCCGGGGCTACGGGTGTGGATCGCGGGATTCTCTGGATCGCGATAATGCTGAGCACCTGCTTAGCATGGTGTAAGAGTTAGGGTCAAGATCGAAGCGACACGCAGGCATGACGGCAACGGTGGAGGAGCGAGGGTAGCCATGGCATCGCCGCGACGGATCGGCGCGCCGGATGCGAAGAATCGCACCGTGTTGCTCGACGCTGCCGAGCAACTGCTGATCGACGAAGGATATGCCGCGGTCACCTCTCGTCGGGTCGCCGATCAGGCGGGGCTCAAGCCGCAGCTGGTGCACTACTACTTCCGCACCATGGAGGATCTCTTCCTGGCGGTGTTCCGCCGCAGGGCCGAGGAGGGTCTGGCGGTGCTCAACACCGCGCTGCAGTCGCCGCAACCGCTGTGGGCACTGTGGCGGTTCAGCACGGCGCCGGAGGCCACCCGGTTGACGATGGAGTTCATGGGCCTGGCCAATCACCGCAAGGCCCTGCGCGCAGAGCTCGCCTACTACGCCCAGCGTTTCCGCGACGAGCAGAACAAGGCCATCGCCGCTGCGCTCCGCCAGCACGGAATCGAGTCTGCGGATGTTCCGCCGGTGGTCTGGACGATATTTGCGACGAGCGTGTCGCAGATGATGGTGATGGAACGCGCGCTCGGGATGTCGACCGGCCATGCCGAGACCTTCGCGTTCTGTGAGCAGTGGCTGCGCCGTCTGGAAGGTGAGCCGCTGTCGGTCGATCGTGATGAGCAGCCCGTTCACCAGAGGTAGATCACCAACACCGAAGCCCACAGCACGACCAGCCACAGATCGGTGCTGTGACGCAGCCATGAAGGCGCGTGGCGAACCTCCATGAAGGACCGGATGATCATCCGGCACTTGAGGAATCCGAGGAGCACCGCGAGCACGGTGATCGGCACGCTGGCCGTCGCGAGGCCTCCCGAGTGGCCCGGAGCCAGCCACCACGATATGAGCGTGATCGCCGAGAGGATCAGCCAGGCGATCGTGATCGCGCGACTCGACCCGGCGCTGCGAAGCTCTGTGGTGGTCACACCATCACCGCATCACGTAGAACAGGCCGAAGATCACTACCCACAGAAGATCGACCATGTGCCAGTAG from Mycobacterium sp. DL includes:
- a CDS encoding cytochrome P450; protein product: MSDFDTIDYFTDQSLVPDPHPYFDHLRSKCPVVREPNYGVLAITGYDEAATVLKDPDTFSSCIAVAGPFPPLPFTPEGDDITGQIAAHRSQMPMFEHMVTMDPPEHTNARSLLNRLLTPSRLKENEDFMWRLADECLDDFLADGKCEFLSAYAKPFSLLVIADLLGVPQADHEEFRTVLGSPRPGAVVGSLDHSDLVGLNPLEWLDEKFVGYLEDRRESPRDDVLTALATAKYPDGSTPPVLEVARSATFLFAAGQETTTKLLSASLRVLGDHPDVQNTLRNDRSRIPVFVEEALRMDAPVKSQFRLAKKNTKVGDMDVPAGTTLMVCPGAVNRDPDKFEHPHEFDLNRKNVREHIAFGRGVHSCPGGPLARVEGRVSMERILDRMGDIKIDEEKHGPANDRAYNYEPTFILRGLTELNITFTPVG
- a CDS encoding TetR/AcrR family transcriptional regulator, encoding MASPRRIGAPDAKNRTVLLDAAEQLLIDEGYAAVTSRRVADQAGLKPQLVHYYFRTMEDLFLAVFRRRAEEGLAVLNTALQSPQPLWALWRFSTAPEATRLTMEFMGLANHRKALRAELAYYAQRFRDEQNKAIAAALRQHGIESADVPPVVWTIFATSVSQMMVMERALGMSTGHAETFAFCEQWLRRLEGEPLSVDRDEQPVHQR
- a CDS encoding cytochrome C oxidase subunit IV family protein, which translates into the protein MTTTELRSAGSSRAITIAWLILSAITLISWWLAPGHSGGLATASVPITVLAVLLGFLKCRMIIRSFMEVRHAPSWLRHSTDLWLVVLWASVLVIYLW